atgactctccaaatttcatttgtgtcacataaattgagacaacaaaaataacatatattgggtccattttaatttatttgtcttattttttaaaaaattttatatttaaaaattgcgtaaaaatactataaatcatgataattgacaacataaaatatgttttgaaaaagatacagaaaattccattgattcttgaagttaatctatcgtaaaaatactataaatcatgataattgactacataaaatatttcaaaaataaatacagttaaaaaaattcgattgattcttgaaattaatctatcgttaaaaattatgcataaaatacaataaatcgtgataattgacaacttaaaatatttattaaaaaaacagaaaaaaaattgactgattcttaaaattaaatcgTGATAAATGACAAcataaaattgttcaaaaatgttgtatgtaggtagtcttattgtgccttgaatagcgtcaaagaaagtacaagtttgtgataaaaaaacttattcctttatccacgcgaACAATCACTTCAAAAACttcgttattagccccaaaacataccatttatgttattgggcccgtgcatagcacgggcaacaaAATctagtttttaataaaatacacttttgattaatataaaaaaattatctagaTCGTTGActgttttttttaagaaaaaaaaattaaggacttatcgaaaataattattttttatgttgttgAAGAGTTGTGTCACTTTAATAGAGGTAGAGCTCTGGTATTTTTAGAATATTCGATTGGATACTCTTTGTTagaaaattacattttatatagatcaaatcttattttatatgatatatataatattttgagtATCTCTCAAAATTAATAGAGACTCTAGCGTAATGGCAAGGGTATACATGAAACTTACATGACACTCATGTTTAATTCCTTGCTTTcgtattttgttttttttattactccctccgtccttttttagttgtccactttagaaatgacacacagattaaggcaacaatgattagcacagtgaagttacaattttacccttatgacaacttttcacttcaaaattacaaccacttatttgaattcaagtgaaataaattggagggaaacaacatacacttttacaattttcaagaagtgtaaataagggtataataggaaaaaatttattgtcctttcttgatttgtcaaaatggacaactaaatagggaaaactaaaaaaggaaatatggacaagtaaatagggacggagggagtataatttgCTTAAAATTTGTAAGaattaaaaaagtatatataatattgatgtaAAGTGAGCGGTAGCTCGATAGCAGCTGGGTGCAGAAATATACAGGGCATTCAAGATCAAGTTCCTATAAAGTTACTCTCTCTATTCTAttttatataacttatttttttagtcagtttcaaaaaaaataacacatttcaattaacaatttaactttaaaatgtctattttatttttaataaaataatttatagtcacacaattttttatcattcattttagaccataaattttaaaagtcttccttcatttttttaaacttcgtttcgagtcaaactacctcacataaaatgaaacgaaAAGAATACTATTATATGTATTTACTATCCAAAATCTAGACATCCTTCATGAAATTTTCAACTATGATACTATTTTTAACATGAACCAAATAATATAAAACGACGAAAACACATCGTCTAACCAATTTAAGACACGTAAGATGATACAAACTTATAATTTAATACAAATAGGTGGGCGGGTGGGTGGTGAGAGATAGATACATCTTCccaattcttctttttttgacaatttcCAAAATGGTGAGAAGGTGGCAACAattcaataaaaagaaaaaagcttTCTAACTCTAAACGTGTCGAGTTGAGGGATAAAATAggttttttaatttctattttgcATCTTCAGCGACACGTCGAAATAGAGACACGTGTTGTCATCCCGGGATAATCAAAATTCAGATATTCCGAGCGTCAATTTGATGTTGACATATGTGGTCCCCACATTtataatatttcattttaaaaagggaaaaaagataaatatactCTCGAAGTGTCGTAAATAGTATGCAGATAATTttcgtcatatttttgggacatcAATGCCTTTGTCGTccaaaactagagcatatatgtccttcactctaacggaagactaaataggaaacgtggcgcaatcttatcattcgatccgatatttaataaatgtcgaatcgatgaataaaattatgacacATATATATCCGTTAGTATAAAAGGTATATATACTCTAATTTTTTACGGATGGGGCTCcgatgtcccaaaagtatgacggagggtatctgcatatcatttacgatagtttaagggtatatttatcccttttcccttaaaaaaatgataattcatCGCATATTCACCATTCATATTATAATTCGACTAAATTTAAAATCtcacattttcaaaattcacaTTTCTCACAGTGAAATTATTTAGAATATGAAACATGTAATTAAGGATGTAGATATCTCATCTATCGGACCGCAACAATTGTAGTCAATATCTCCGTTTGTTACGTAGACGCTTCAACTGGAGTGAATGGAACAAAAGAATTAGtgcatcattttttatttctatttactCCACTTGCATTACTATGGACGTGTTTGTCACGCTCTGGTATTGTGTAAAACTACTTTTTGTGGCACACAGCAAATTGTGACTCAAGATGGTATAAATATATTGTagagttttatgaaaaataataaaataattttattttcgtAAACCAAAAGAACTTTTAACtcatatgaaattttgattttgagttgGTGTTAATCATTTATAACGAACAATTAGCTTATGTTTGAacaacataaattattttattgtttatatcaataacgataataatatatttaaagaactatttttattattatcttataaaGAGATTGCTTTTGAAAAATCTTCAAATATTACAATAATCAGTGTaagtatgaaaaataaaatgacagaGCAGAAAATACAGTTACTACTATTGAACTTGTAATagcaacaaattaaaaataatgcGATAATCAAAATAGTggtagaaaataaaaacaagacACTACTAAAATAAGCTATTACCATGGTAGACTCCACTAAACCTAAACATCCAAAAAGCAAGAAAACAAAACACACTCTATCATCTATTAACATTTTTCCTTAAGTTGTAGCATTCATATCCTCAGTGAACTAAAAATAACGTTAAATGTccataataatattatttagggaaaaatgataaatatacttccaaattattgtaaatggtatgcagatattCTTCGTTATATATTTGGGACATTGATATTCCTGTCGTTTAAAAGCTAGAGCATATATGTcgttcactctaacggaagactaaatagggacatgtgatacaatcttatccgtcgatggCGAATTATTGGGCttagaaagaataaaaagaaaaatcaatttgatatttaataaatgcCGAATCGGtgaataagattatgacacgtgtatacCCGTTAGTATAAAaaggtatatatgctctaattTTTGAACAACAGGAGAATCAATGTCCTAAAAGTATGACGGAGAGTATCTACATATCATTTACAATTATTCgagatatatttatcttttttccctATTATTTATCTTATCTCTCGTACCAAACGATCTGATCCGTACAAGTGGAAAGGAGTTGACCCAGGAAGGTGGTATTCCAACGCTAGGAAAGGCGTGTGGAACAAACACAGATATGATATCTTAATATGTTGCCACGTATTGTATTCCTccttaaataaaaagaaagaaaaagtcgAATAATCGGCGTGTGGTTGTCCAACAGGCCACATGCATGTCAGAACTGCAAGCTACATCGTGTCGACTTCTCATTGGCCCACGTAAAttcaaaacaataaaatctGCTTCACACGTGGTTTCTATCTGTGAAACAAATGGACGGTCGTGatcatactatttttttttccgcAGAATCATACGTCACAATAGTAATACGTGTCTCATTCTGCCCAAAGACGGTGACGGGCAATAAAGGGCAGCTTGCCCGAAATTGTTTATAGCCAAAATAAAGCTTTCAATTTATGAGTTATGAGTCTTACTTCCTCTCGTGTGTAAacttaacaaatataaaaaaaaaatataataatatatacattgaattcattctcaaatttttttttcctataatGGCTGGGATGTGTTGCGGGGTTAATATAGCTGAAACTGAGGCTACTGCACCAGTTGAGCCAAGTTCAGAAGCTGCAAGGAGAAGAAGAATGGGAATTCATCAGTTCCGTTTTGTACCCACAGATGCTGCAGCTGTTTCAGCTGCAGCATCGGTGGCGGTACAGGAAAATGGACGGAAAAGGCATAGGATTGAGAAAGCTATTGATAATAAAAAGAGACAGAAATTGGAAACTAGTGTGACGATCTCGTTGTCACCTCCGCCGGTGGCGGTGGTGGTGGCGGATGAACAGAAAGGAAAGGATATTGAAGTGTTGGATCTGTCGGAATCTGGTTCTCAATCTGTTGAAATTGAGCCTGATTTACCCAAATTTGGTGCGACTTCGGTAtgtggaagaagaagagatatgGAAGATGCGGTTGCAATTCATCCTTCTTTTTGCAAAGAGAATAGTGAAAGCTCAAGCAATTTACATTTCTTCGGTGTTTACGATGGCCATGGCTGTTCCCATGTAAATATCCCTAAATCGACTGTGAATTGGTATTATTTAGGTGAAATTTTAGCTGAACTTGTTAGATTTTTTTGTAGGTGGCGATGAAGTGTAAAGATCGAATGCACGAGATAGTGAAAAACGAGGTGGAGAAGGAAGAAACTCCATGGAAAGAAGCAATGATTCAGAGCTTTTCTCTAATGGATAAAGAAGTTGTCAACTATTCTGGCGCACTCCGATCTTCTACCTCAGGTTCCAATTGTAGATGCGAGCTTCAGACTCCACAGTGCGATGCCGGATCAACTGCTGTCGTTGCCGTTGTAACTCCGGACAAAATCATCGTCTCCAATTGCGGTGATTCTCGTGCCGTCCTCTGTAGAAACGGCGTCGCTATTCCTCTTTCCGTTGATCATAAGGTGCGTTTTCAattcatttcttcaaataagtgtttcaataattttgaaatcAAGCAACTGATGTTGAATTTGTGTTTTTTCAGCCGGATCGACCTGATGAATTGAATCGGATACAAGAAGCCGGTGGCCGTGTTATATATTGGGACGGAGCTAGAGTTCTCGGCGTTTTGGCAATGTCTCGAGCAATTGGTAGGCATATACTTCCACTTGATCTAAAATTCGAACGCAAAAATGAAGAGTTAACTTGAATAATGTTCTAAATCAtctttatgaatatttatttcAGGCGACAATTATTTGAAACCATATGTTATATCAGAACCGGAGGTGACGATAACAGATCGAACCAACGAAGACGAGTGTTTGATATTAGCCAGTGACGGATTATGGGATGTGGTATCGAACGAGACCGCGTGTGGCGTGGCACGTATGTGTTTGCAATCGAGACGGCCACCGTCTCCGGCGGGTTCGCCGGGAAATGACATTACGGTGACCGGCGCCGGAGAAAGCTCCGACAAGGCCTGTTCAGATGCATCAATTCTGTTGACGAAATTAGCCTTGGCTAGGCACAGTAGTGATAATGTTAGTGTTGTGGTGGTGGATTTGAGAAAAAATGTATAACATTATGATGGTAATTagtactagttttaattttaattaattaatcaagtgTATAATTAAGGGGAAACTCTAATTTTAGGTTTTAATTAGCATGGGTTTTGCTAATGAAGCTATGATTGAAGAttatgttttgatttattagttTAGCTGATTTAGCTGCCTATGTTGATGATTAGTAAtgctaattattattatcattattattactatACTACTATATTTTAGAGAAATGGAGATGGAAATTGTAAAGAGGTGGATCTTTTCTCCAACTGTCCCAGATTTTATGTGAAATatagaaaatacaaaattatatttttatttttgtttattattattgtaattacTGGACAACAGCTGGCTCAAAGTTGTGAAATGTGTAATGCACACACTATTCCACCcccttcaataaaaaaatattattaattttatgtgtttaattatataaattataaactttATCATGACTTCAGTGATCAATTAGAATAAGTTGACAAGTGTACTAATCAGGTTGTGGTAgagttgtgagttttttttcgTCTTTAATTTGAAGTTCCAGTTCTAAGTACTTCTTTGTCTTTAATTTGAAGTTTAAGTTTGAATTAAATATGGAGTTGCCTTTGTAATGAGGAGTTGTTTTTGttataaagtattttaatccctaatatgagatttttcaatgaatttaaatttagttgGGTTTTTATATGAGTCAGACAtggagtgtatatatatatatataaataattttttttttacataaaatagCAAGTATAATACAATCAATGAACTTATTTTTcgttttatttcagttttttttatcatttcactTTATTAGGGATTTGACTTTAAAAACTTGAAAAGAAGCCTACctctttaaatataatatgcaagatttaaatatatttgtaatcaaatttaacaataaaattgtttatgtaaatatttttcttggtTATTCTCCACTATAAAggtcaaaatataatttattttcagttaaaaaaaagaataaatgggTGGTGATAATGTAATGGGTGGACAATAAAGATAATATAAGTGGAAATATGGGTCATCTATCTGGGGACCATAATTATATAGTTTGTTTATATAGGATAAGATATATGTCAAGTGGACATTGATGAGGAAAGTAGCAGCCTACGATGGCGAAATCAGAAATTTCATAAGTATCAGAAATAATTTGTGATCTATGTAATGAAGGATATTCAATTGATTATTTATCATTATatatgattatgttattgttTATGTAGTGTTAAGATATCAGTTTAAtatgaattaataatttttaaaatatatttaaaattattaaattctgAATTCGTCTTTCATGGTGAATTTGGTCCATGATAGATAGTGGGGCTCCACTTGCTGGATTCGAATCAGCTTTTGTTGGGTTTGAAGTGTACACTCCATCCAATCTTTGCCTTCCACGTATAGTGTTTTCAATCTCATATGCCCCACCTTGCTCACTAATGCAATCAAGTGTCTTTTTTACCATCGTGGAAAAGTGAAGAGTCGAAGGTTCACCGATAAAGTTAAATATTAGATAGTCAATAATTGGAGATATgaaggttttaaaaaaaaataagtacgTAATTATTATTGagtatatataaaaggaaaaatagttattttttcttaatatgataaaagtaagaaatatattttaaaaataatggacaaataaaattaaatggaagGAGTAATCAAGTAATTTTAATACTATAAATAAGAAGAGACTGAAACTTATATATAAATCGTATTCGCTGAATgcgttttatgtttttctttctcAACTCTTTCTATTTAGGCATCTAAGAAGggttttttcaagttttcaacgccttgacctttttttaaaagacaaaatttaaaattatgggtcaagaaaagaaaaataagggaGGGGATTAACAATCTGAAGAATCGAACATTCACCGATAAGTTAAATATTAGGTAGCTAATCAATTGAGATATGAAAAGAAGATTGAAATTTCTCGAATTCTCGTTTTTTAACGataatttattgaaaaaatgtTCTTTATAATATAGAGATTAGATTCAAACgctcatatatatgatataactAATGCAGATttatgatttgattttgataaattttaaattttatattcttgATAAGAAGGAAGAGATTTATATGGTCGACACTATGAAATAAGCGAGATTGAGATGGTTTAAGCATGTGATTAAGAGGAGGTGTATAAATATCATAGTAAACGACGCATCTTCAATTTACGaaggacataaaataaaattatagatATATATGAGGTTAAGGACATCGCAAATCAAGATAGATAGTTACTATGTAGTTGAGTGTTGTCTTATTTTTCAGCCGAATAGATCGACTTGGTAATAGTATGCACATCGTGTatatttttgagtaaaaaagaaattgacgTCAAAGATATTTGGAGACCAAAAGGCATACATAAGATaactttatattaatttaaataattaaaggatATTTTACGCCCTTCTCCGTAATTTAAATATCATTATGAAATTCtgaatcattattatctatacATTTGTCAAATTAAGTTTTAAGAAAGTAAACTAATTAACCGACcattacaaacaaaaaaaatagtaattaatgACTAGATGACTTAATTAAATCCACATACTTCCAAATCAGATTAATAATCAAACctaaagtatttattttttaatttacataGTTTACTTGACCATAGCAATacagatttttattatttattttttgtatactTTTTTGGTCCCAACTTACAAGatgttttcatttaattatttttaatatatatttaattggtGGATTATTGTGTGGTGTTAATTAGTGAACAAACTttggataagaaaaaatatgtaactaaaagatagacaaattcaaattattttaaacatacTTTTAACCTATAAGTATTTTTAAGCTCACTAATTTacttacaaataaataattttaattttcttttaggtAATTTAATACTAGTATGAAGATATTCTACCCAAACGTATAAAAGTTAATCTCgaaaaagtaaaaaacataATTGTGGATAGTTATATTACTCATTGTTTATTTGAAAAAgcgatttttttattttgattttataattatttacacGTTTGATGTCATGAATCTAAAAAAATTTTCGTTTATTCAATTTGTAAGTATCATAAGAGATCATTTCTTCGAAAAGAATCGTACTCTTCATAGTAAATAATTTGTATAGTGAAGTGACATGGCATCATTGTTGGAATTTGGACAAATCAAGTTAGACCCACTTCTGTTTTTGGTTGGGAAATAAATCAATAAGGTCAATTCTAATCATCTTTTAACAAGATGTTGATTTATGATTTGatgtttataaattttaaatttttgctatttttagaattagaatttataatttataaacataaatagattttttcaaatcaatataaGATTTTTAAGACAGTGAAAAATTAGATATTGATTCctagattatttatttatttttttaaaaatgaagttTCAGTATTAGATGTTTTAATagaattacaatttttttaaaaatatttcaaagattTTTTGTAGTTCCCTATGAATCAAGTGTTTTTTATTTCAAggagtgaaaaaattagttgatAAAAACATGACTCGTTCAACTTGTATAAGTTTGGAGGGGCAAATTGCTCGTccatttattaatttcattcaATTCGGTCCATTTAAAAATTGAGCTGATTTGTGCTAAACATATCACCCTTATAAATTCACGACTTTTTTTTTGGCAGAActcgtttttttaaaaaattattttctttgacATATTTGTATCCAAGAGTACCTTTGGACAATGAACATTTAAAGAACCCggcttattttaaaaaaatataacttattttaactCGTTTAAATTTAATTCAACTCGATCATTTGATATCCCAACTCATTCTTTCTGATATATTCGTATCCTAGGTTAGATTTGGATATTGAAGGTTTAAAGAATAGCATCTGATTCTTGAAAAttgcttttatttattaaatgaaTTTGACTAcattttgttccatttttttttaaatctcatcccactttatatatattcaacCAATTCCCCATCACTCATTATTATACAAGATTTTCTCATAATCTTTCTTAgattttttactgtttttgtctttttgaaatataaaatgaaatttaatgaaaatattcttGGCTATTGGTAGGTGACAAATGTCATTCAGGAGAAATGACATTAGTAGTCCCATTTGTGATcagtatttaaattttagacaaacttaaaaattattGCAAATCTAGCCATAAACAATCAAGTGGCATATGACAGTGAAACTTTAGGGATCTGATGTATATGCATACCCTAACTATGATTTGGTGAGATGAATTTTCAATAGGACTCAACTTCATTTCTATTAACTCTTGTGTATAAGCTCGCTCACATTGTCGATTCCAAGTTCGAATAAACGAGGAAAATTGTTGAAGGTCAATTGCAAAACAACTTCTCTACTTATATCATATAGGTAGAGGTAAAGTTGTGTACATCTTACTCTTCTTAAACGccacttataaaattatactgaatctattatattattgttgtattcATATCATCCAAAAACTTTCGAGAACAAGAGATAATGCAACTTCAATTAACTTTATAAGATCTTCTAGCTTCTAATTCTTGTTGCAACTTTTGCAAGCTAAAACGAAACAAAATTATGTAGAAATTGGATTCGGAAGGAAGTGCTCCCTAGCAAGAATTTTTTCATATCCAAAGCTCAAACCGAAAGCtctggttaaaaaaaaaaaagcagctCCATCCATCCAATGGACCACATCCTTTGATAGTGTAGAAATTGGAACTTCAATTCCTTTCTTGGTAGACTAGATATGTTTGGTCTTTGGGCTCAAGTTGTGTGTGTGTGAAATTGGCTgcaattaaacaaatatttatactatgactatattttaaaatacacCAATAAAAGTGGCTAGTGGTGCAATTAGCCTAGTCATCTGACCATCCAAAAGCAAATATCAAAGAAGGCACAACTCCTacttaaatatattaatatatgttgCATAGTTTCTTTTTTCTGTTCTACAATTTCTGGATTTATTGTTAAGATTTCTCAGCTCAAGTAAACAGCAAAACTTATGACTAAAAGAACCCCCTCATAGTCACAGAACAATCAATGGAAACAAATACAACACTGAGCTATACCATATGTCTTCGATCGTGTGAAGCTATACCATCTTCTGCTGTACATTTTATATGGCTATATGGTTCAAACAACAGCCCTGGATCTTTCTTCCATGTTAGCAAGTATTCGATCTTTCAGGTCCAATTAACGTAGAAGCATGAGTTCTGATGTGTCCGTGGAGTGTTGGCTTCTCCTTTCTTATCATCTGTTAGGCTCGTAAAAGGTGTTTGTCACCTGTCAATATCTTGTAACTAGCATGAGGACCCTCAGATGTGTCTCTCACAGTTACATGCCAACCCATGGCTTTCCCAATATCTTGAAGTTCATCCATGACAGCAACAGAATCACGGATGTACGCTCGTCCACCTGGCCTCAATATCCGGTCCATTTCAAGCATGATTGTGGACATGTTGCATCTGGTACATAGAAATCAAACACAGAATTAGGGCATCGTAAATCTATCCTATGAATGCGGAATTGGACCATAATATCATTTGTGAAGCAAATAATCAGTAAGGAACATATACCTTTTTTGTTCAATGGAGAAGAGACCATTTGCGTGCAATAAGTCGTAGGTTCTTGGGTAAGTATCAAATGGTTCACACCTGGAAAATGGCACACCTCTTAAAGGACGATCCACTTGGATAAAATGATAACCACATGTCGAGATGAGAATATCACGAATGTATTTCATGCAACCTACTTCTCAAAGAATCCATTGGATGTTCCCTAACGATTTGTATTTCTTCATGTTGGCGTAGGATAGGATGTAAAATATGCCAGACTAGTATATCTTATAGGTTATACGTACAGAAAAAAAGAGTCACAAGTATTGTCTCCTTTCTCTTCCATAATTAAATGCGGTGAAGGATGAGCAACTCTTACCAGTCATGCATGACTCCAAGTAGTCCACGGTCAAAAATGACAGGTAAGGTATTTTTACCACTAACAGAGACAACATTCAGAACCCAGCAATCCAGTTGATTTTCAATCATTGCTGCTGCAAATCTGTTGAACAAAGCAATTGATAGGACATTATTCTTTCCACTAACTTTAGAAGCATAATGCTGATCAGACGATTGAAATGCATAATGACAAAGATTTAACCAACAGAGATGGAATACAGTACCCTCCAAAACCAGCTCTCATATCCATCACATTTCTAAGTTTTAACTTCTTCCAATGCCAAGCACGGACATAGCTTTCAATTATTTCTTTCCAGAATTTTGACTCTGCATTGAAAAGCTCTTTCCTAGACAGATAAGAATCCACTTGTATGCTCTGGAGTCTATCTGGAGGATACTGGAGGCGTGAAGGCCAAGTGGTAATATTTGCGCCATAACCCTCTTCCGGAAGTCGTGTAATACATGCTTTCAGATCAACATACCTAAATGTGATTGTGAAAAAAGAAATCATCAAGTGACAGAATGAAGGAAATGTCTACATAAAACGAGAATCATTAACGTATGGCAAGCTACTCTTTCAGTTTGAAATGCCTTCAGTGATGTTTACACTTCGAACATGCTCCATTGATTTATCAACAACCAacttataaagaaaaaattgttattttcacTAAAGGGCAAGTACTTTTAGGATTATCAGACTACAAGTAGCAGATGTGCCAGTTCGATTTGTTATAACTAGGAAAAGATGAAGCAAAACGACTGAGCTTGATAATCATTTTTCAGGCTTCAGACATGCAATTGATCAAATAGTGTGATGAGTAAGTTGGAGCTAATTTATAGGCCATTACTAAAAGCACCATTGGAACTTCTGCTGACATCATTATAATCTTTTTAGTTTTAATCCCAATCAATTTAACAACAACTATGCCTCATTCCCAAGAAAATTGGATAGGCTTTATGAATCCTCACAGCTTATGTCGCTCCAATTAAGCGAtgactaatcaacatgcatggTCCTAAGAAAATGCCTAATCTACAGAGGAATCCTATCAAGTACAGACGCCAATCTCCATTCCGTCCTGAACACTACATGATGAAAAAACAAACAGATAAATACAAATTCTTATTTTGCTCTCAAACATGAAAAGGTAAAAACGGAGCCCATCTGCAAAAATGCCTTAATGAACCTTGATAGAGAATGCCAACAAAACTTAGATGATTTGTACTGTGGGTACTTCTCATGGGGAACCACAGCCAATTGTTTTTTCAACTTAGACTAAGCCATTGACATATGCAGTGGAAGGGAAGAGCACAGGCGGATTTGGGGGGGGTAGAAATTTGGAACTTTTGTCCACTTTgatggaaagaaaataaaactttaaacCGACAAGATAAGTAGCCTTTTAC
The DNA window shown above is from Solanum stenotomum isolate F172 chromosome 6, ASM1918654v1, whole genome shotgun sequence and carries:
- the LOC125868093 gene encoding protein phosphatase 2C 37-like — its product is MAGMCCGVNIAETEATAPVEPSSEAARRRRMGIHQFRFVPTDAAAVSAAASVAVQENGRKRHRIEKAIDNKKRQKLETSVTISLSPPPVAVVVADEQKGKDIEVLDLSESGSQSVEIEPDLPKFGATSVCGRRRDMEDAVAIHPSFCKENSESSSNLHFFGVYDGHGCSHVAMKCKDRMHEIVKNEVEKEETPWKEAMIQSFSLMDKEVVNYSGALRSSTSGSNCRCELQTPQCDAGSTAVVAVVTPDKIIVSNCGDSRAVLCRNGVAIPLSVDHKPDRPDELNRIQEAGGRVIYWDGARVLGVLAMSRAIGDNYLKPYVISEPEVTITDRTNEDECLILASDGLWDVVSNETACGVARMCLQSRRPPSPAGSPGNDITVTGAGESSDKACSDASILLTKLALARHSSDNVSVVVVDLRKNV